In Cyclopterus lumpus isolate fCycLum1 chromosome 9, fCycLum1.pri, whole genome shotgun sequence, a single genomic region encodes these proteins:
- the prnpb gene encoding LOW QUALITY PROTEIN: prion protein b (The sequence of the model RefSeq protein was modified relative to this genomic sequence to represent the inferred CDS: inserted 1 base in 1 codon), with the protein MKLTVTDLMCLSLLLVHTHVSLATKKGGFGGKISLFKKTPKKTDNLDQRSKGGTQKQPEQFNPQQPDRPGSYPNQGGYPNQGGYPNQGSHPQQPGQPGGYPNQGGYPNQGGYPNQGSHPQQPGQPGGYPNQGGYPNQGSYPNHGGYPNQGSHPQQPGQPGGYPNQGGYPNQGGNPNQGGYPNQGSHPQQPGQPGGYPNQAGYPNQGGYPNQGSYPNHGSYPNQGVRPGFPAGGYPAQGSPYGGGYGGHGGYGGYPGGYINYNPNNRVLSPYYGGSFGYGGHGARGGSPFSHSVQAMGMQPSDKSRGFGRSXYGRDYRYSQPPVTYDSYMDACMKRTDVLPAENRKPNNNLTATTTTATTTTITTTTSVTNTTASAAPGADLSKNTTKTNGTAAENSSTSAPSTPRPLNESEANPVPPASRVLRQTATGDDDNDDDTVTIVEIGYPALIEQMKARRCVGLYMVYSEKYLKKTTEPSPTDGVQGLEIGLGGLLAAVTSSTLMLLNSNIMLLH; encoded by the exons ATGAAGCTGACTGTAACAGATCTGATGTGTCTGTCCCTTCTTTTGGTTCACACTCATGTTTCGTTGGCCACGAAAAAAGGAGGGTTCGGTGGGAAAATAAGTCTCTTTAAGAAGACCCCCAAGAAGACAGATAATCTGGACCAAAGGTCCAAGGGCGGAACCCAAAAACAACCTGAACAGTTCAACCCTCAGCAACCAGACCGACCAGGGAGTTACCCTAATCAAGGAGGTTACCCTAATCAGGGAGGTTACCCCAATCAGGGAAGTCACCCTCAGCAACCAGGCCAACCAGGAGGTTACCCTAATCAAGGAGGTTACCCTAATCAGGGAGGTTACCCCAATCAGGGAAGTCACCCTCAGCAACCAGGCCAACCAGGGGGGTACCCTAATCAAGGAGGTTACCCTAATCAAGGAAGCTACCCTAATCATGGAGGTTACCCCAATCAGGGAAGTCACCCTCAGCAACCAGGCCAACCAGGGGGGTACCCTAATCAAGGAGGTTACCCTAATCAAGGAGGTAACCCTAATCAGGGAGGTTACCCCAATCAGGGAAGTCACCCTCAGCAACCAGGCCAACCAGGGGGTTACCCTAATCAAGCGGGTTACCCTAATCAGGGAGGTTACCCTAATCAAGGAAGCTACCCTAATCATGGAAGCTACCCTAATCAAGGAGTCAGACCAGGATTCCCAGCTGGAGGTTACCCAGCACAGGGCTCCCCATACGGAGGAGGTTATGGTGGGCATGGCGGATATGGAGGTTATCCAGGTGGCTACATCAACTACAACCCGAACAACAGAGTCCTGAGCCCTTACTACGGGGGCAGCTTTGGCTATGGGGGCCACGGTGCTCGGGGCGGCTCTCCCTTTTCCCATTCGGTTCAGGCAATGGGCATGCAACCCTCCGACAAATCCAGAGGGTTTGGACGCA GGTACGGCAGAGACTACAGGTACAGTCAACCCCCTGTAACCTACGACAGCTACATGGACGCCTGCATGAAGAGGACCGACGTTCTGCCGGCAGAGAATCGAAAACCGAACAACAACCTGACTGCTACTACAACGACTGCGACCACAACTACAATTACAACCACTACTTCTGTAACTAACACAactgcttctgctgctccagGCGCTGACCTCAGCAAGAACACAACAAAGACCAACGGTACTGCAGCAGAAAACTCCTCGACCTCCGCACCTTCAACTCCGCGCCCTCTAAATGAGTCTGAAGCCAACCCGGTGCCTCCAGCTTCACGGGTTCTCAGACAAACTGCTACTGGTGACGACGACAATGATGACGATACAGTCACCATCGTGGAGATCGGCTACCCGGCTCTGATCGAGCAGATGAAGGCCAGGAGGTGTGTGGGGCTGTACATGGTCTACTCTGAAAAGTACCTGAAGAAAACGACGGAGCCCAGCCCCACCGATGGAGTGCAGGGACTGGAGATTGGTTTGGGAGGCCTATTAGCTGCGGTCACCAGTTCTACACTGATGCTACTGAATAGCAACATAATGCTGCTGCACTGA